GGGAAACTGCGGGGCGCGCGCGGTCTTTCCGCCAAAGGGAAATCGTTGTCGGACACGGTTATAGAGGATCGGCGGTGATTCTCTACCTCGACACGAGCGCACTGGTCAAGCTATACGTGGAGGAAGCACATACCGACGATGTCCGCGGGTGGGTGGACGAGGCGGAGATCGTCGCCACTTGCCGGGTCGCATATCCCGAGGCCGTGTCGGCGTTGAACCGGCGTATGCGGGCCGGCGATATCCCGAAATCCGGATACGGGACCGCGGTACGGGCGTTACGGAGAGACTGGGATCGGCTCGCGGTCGTCGATTTCGATGAGATCGAAGCAGGGCGGCTGGCTCAGAAATACGGATTGCGGGGATACGATGCCGTACACCTCTCGTCCGCCGCGATGATGGCTTCCGTTCCGACCGGTCCCGACATCGTCTTCTCGTCGTTCGACGTTGCGCTGAATCATGCGGCAGCGGGGGAAAAATTGCCTGTCTTGACCTGTAGATGACATGTGGGATTCTCTACACTGCGACCATATCCGCCTTTACTCCTTGTCTCGCCCGGAGGAGCGTGTATCGTAAAGGTATCGGATTGATGAACTGGGCGCCGGGGGAGGCTTGGATGATTCGCGACGCGGAGGCACTACAGCGGTTCGAAGACGACCTGGCCCGCGGGGAAAAGACCGATTTCGCCAGTAACCTCAGGCTCTTGGAATCCCTTCACCGGCAAGCGATCCGACTCGGCGTATTTCCCAGGAAGAATCCGATGGATGGGATCGAGGTCGTCCTTCGAATCGCGACGACACTGAACCTTGTTCGCAAGACTGCTCCGTAAGCTCTCGGGCGGATTGGCCGCGGCCGGCATCCCCTACATGGTGATCGGGGGGCAGGCGGTTCTCCTGCACGGTCAACCGCGAGCGACCCTGGACATCGACATCACGCTCGGCGTCGATGTAGAGGCGTTCGGTCAGGTCCTCGATGCGTCGGGAAAGATCGGACTCGATCCGATCCCGGAAGCCCCGGAAGCGTTCGCGCGAAGGACGATGGTGCTGCCCGCGAAGGACAGGGACAGCGGAATCCGGGTCGATTTCATCTTCTCTTTCCTGCCGTACGAGCGTCAGGCGATCGAGCGGGCGGTCACCGTCGCCATCGATGGGGTTTCCGTGCGGTTTGCCTCCGTCGAGGACCTTGTCATCCATAAAATGTTCGCCGGGCGTCCGAGGGACATCGAGGATGTTCGGGGCATCCTGATCCGCCACCCGGAATGCGACCGGGAGTATGTCGAACGATGGCTGGCGGAATTCGAGGTCTCGATGGACATCGCCTACAGGGAACGGTTCCGGAAAATCGTGACGGACGCATCCGGCTGAGCGGCAGGGGCGCATCTCGAGGTTGAGCTTCTTCTTCAAGGTCGCCGCCGCGGCGCCGGATAATTTTCTTGACACCCTTTGGATCTTGTTGGTATAAATGAGCACCCATTTCAATGAAGGGGGTCCCTCGTTGGGATCATCGGCAGTGAAGCGCGGCGCGGCGGCAACAGGGAAGCTCGTGTATATCGACGCCGCGAGCGTGCGCGCCGCCCGGACCGACATGCCGGGCGACAGGATGGTCAAGGCCCTTGCGGAGACGTTCCGCGCCTTGAGCGATCCCACGCGTATCCGGATCATCTCGGTGTTGGCGGGACAGGAACTTTGTGTATTCGACCTGTCCCGTCTGCTCGGGCTCACCGGATCGGCGGTTTCCCACCAGCTCCGGCTTCTGAGGGGCCAGCGCCTGGTGAAGTACCGGAAGGAGGGGAAGGTCGCCTACTATTCCCTGGACGACGATCACATCCGGAACCTCATGGAGGAGTGCATCAAGCACGTCACGGTCGGGTGACGATTTTTTTTGGGTCGTGCATGAAACAGGTGTTCACATGTACGCCAATGAGGGGCGGATGGCGTTAAAGACGGAATGGAGGTGCGGGAGAAGGTGGGGATCGAGGAGTACGTGGACAGGATCACGGAGGAGATGCACCAGCGGTTGGAACACCAGCGTGGCATATTCCGGCAGGTCCTCGCCGCCGGAGCAAGCCCCGCGGACCGCCAAGAGTATTGCCCGCTGGTCGACTGCGCCAGGTTGTCCCGGCTGCAGGCCGCTCTTCGGGAGACGATCGATGTTCTCGAGGAGACGAGAAGTTCCTTCAAATCGAAGAAACTGGAGGTGATGCGCAGGAAGTTGATCGAAATCCTGGCCGGCTGCTGACCGGCAAGGGGCGTTTTACGGTACGGATCGGACGGCCTGATACAGGCCGTTCCGTTGGCCGCACGGTGAAGACGCAACTTGAACGGGCGCTCGTCGCCCGTTGCCGTAAAAAAAAGTTGTTGCTTCCAATCCTTTTTACGAATGAAAGGAGCGTGCGGCATGCGTACTGTATTGAATTGTCGGAAATACCTTCTCGTATTCTCACGCCATTTCCCGGGACGGGAACTTCTGGCCACCGCGGTGGCTCTCGCGCTCCTGGTCTCCGGGACGCCAAGCCGGTCCTTCGCTCAAGAGCAGGCGCCGGACTCGCGGGACCGGAAGATTCAGGACCTTGAGAAATCGGTCAAGGACCTCTCCGAGCGGGTCGATGAAATCGGCAAATCCCGTTCCCCCGACGGAGGATCGTGGATGGATAAGTTCACCCTCGGCGGGTATGGGGAGATCCACGCGAACTTCGGCGAAGGAAAGGCCCCCGACCAGATCGACATTCACCGCCTGGTGGCCTACGTGGGATACGAATTCAACGACTGGATCCGGTTCCACTCCGAGACGGAGGTCGAGCACGGCTTCGTCTCGAGTGAAAGCGGCGGTGAAATTTCGATCGAGCAGGCCTACCTGGACTTTCTCCTCTCCGATCGGCTGAACGTGCGGTTTGGAAGGTTTCTCACGCCGATCGGGATCATCAGCCGGAAGCACGAGCCGCCGGCCTTCAACGGTGTGGAGCGGCCCTCCTTCTACAGGTTCATCATTCCATCGACCTGGTTCTCCGACGGAATCGGGATCTTCGGGTCGCTGGCCCCGGCGCTGAAATACGAGGTGTACGTCGCCGGCGGGCTCGACGGCTCGAAGTTTAACGCCGTCGACGGGATTCGGGGAGGCCGCATCGAGGAGAGGCCGAGCCTCAACGACCCGGCGTTCATGGGGAGGCTGGATTATTTTCCGTTCGCCGGGCGGCCTGCCGCCTACGGGCAGGTGGCTCGTGTCGGGGCCTCCGCATACTACAGCGGCCTCAACAACGGCAACGAGGGGAACAACCCCGGGACGGCGGGAAATCTCCGGATTTTTTCCGGCGACTTCGAATATTCCATCTCGAAATTCGATTTCCGGGGGGTGATCGCCCACGAGCGGATCCACGGGGCGAAGGAGATCGGGAACGGGACCGCGTCCGGAATCTTCGGCTGGTACCTTGAGGGCGGGGTTCACGTCTTTCCCGATGCATGGAAGCAGGGGAAGCTCGCCAAGTCGGAAGCCGTGGTCTTCGTCCGGTATGAGGACTTCGACACCCAGTTCCGGATGCCGGACGTCGTCGTCAAGGACCCCGGGGGGGACCGGACCCAATGGACCGGCGGCGTGAACTTCTACCTCACGCCGAACCTCGTAGCGAAAGCCGACTACCAGGTTCCTCGCGACGGCGCCGGGAAACACCTTCCGAACCTGATCAACTTCGGCGTCGGCTGGCAATTCTAGAGAAACGGCGGCGGGAGAGGCGCGGGGAACCGCGCCCCCCTCAAGCCGGAATCGGAGGCGCGAGATGAAACGTTGGAACGGAACCCGGATCGCGGGGAGGCTTCTTGTTGCCGTTCTCTGCCTTGCCGCCGGGATCGCAGGCTGCGCCGCGGGAAAGGCGGCGATCCCGACGGCGGACGAACTCCACGCCGGTGGGGCGCTCCCGATA
The genomic region above belongs to Deltaproteobacteria bacterium CG2_30_66_27 and contains:
- a CDS encoding VapC toxin family PIN domain ribonuclease: MILYLDTSALVKLYVEEAHTDDVRGWVDEAEIVATCRVAYPEAVSALNRRMRAGDIPKSGYGTAVRALRRDWDRLAVVDFDEIEAGRLAQKYGLRGYDAVHLSSAAMMASVPTGPDIVFSSFDVALNHAAAGEKLPVLTCR